The genomic window GCTCAAGCGCGAGGACCTGCCGCCGCCGAGCCCGGCCGACAGTGTCGTGAGCGAGGTGCCACCCGCGCTCGACCTGGAAGCGAGCGTCCCGCCGCCGCTCAGCGAGGTGCCACAGGCCGCGGTCGAGCCGCCGCCTCTCGCCGCGGAGGCCGCCCCGCCGCCGGCCGCGACGGCCCCGGCGCCGCCGGCCGCGGAGCACGCGCTGCCGCCGACCCCTGCCGCCGGCGCGCCGGAGCCCGCCGCGCCGAGTGCGTCGGCCACCGTGCCGGCCGGGCGCCCGGCGGTGGCCCGCCCGGCACCGGGCCCCGTGCCGGCGCCGCCTCCGCCCGGTTTCGAGGAGATGCGCGGGGTCAAAGTCCTCGGCAAGATCGACCTGCGCCGGCCCACGGCGCCCGCCCCGTCGCCCGCGGTCCGCGGTGCCGCCGAGCCGGCGCCGAGCGCCGAGCCGGCGGCCGGTGACGGCGCCCCCAAGAAGAAGAAGGGCCGCAAGGTCATCAAGAAGTCCGACATGCTCGACACCATGGAGCGGGACTTCCTGCGCCCGGGCAAGCGCCCGCAGAAGCGGCGCGCGCTCCCCGGCAAGGAGCAGAAGAAGACCGAGATCACGGTCCCGCGCGCGTCGAAGCGGGTGGTCCGCATCTCGGAGGTCATCACGGTTGCCGACCTGGCCCGTGCCATGGGGGTCAAGGCGGGCGACGTTCTCAAGAAGCTCCTCGACATGGGGATGATGGCGACCATCAACCAGGCGCTCGATCACGACACCGCGGCGCTGGTCGCGGCCGAGTTCGAGCATCAGGTCGAGAACGTCGCCTTCGACGTGGAGCAGATGCTCGAGGCCGCCGAGGCCGAGGGAGGCGAGGAGAAGGGCGCCGTGCGCGCGCCGGTCGTCACCATGATGGGGCACGTCGACCACGGCAAGACCTCGCTCCTCGACGCGATTCGCTCGACCAACGTGGCCGAGGGCGAGGCCGGCGGCATCACGCAGCACATCGGCGCCTACACGGTCGAGGTGAACGGCCGCCAGGTGACCTTCCTCGACACGCCCGGCCACGAGGCCTTCACCGCCATGCGCGCGCGCGGCGCCAAGGTGACCGACATCGTGGTGCTGGTGGTGGCGGCGGACGACGGGGTCATGCCGCAGACCGTCGAGGCCATCAACCACGCGCGCGCGGCCGAAGTGCCAATCATCGTCGCGATCAACAAGGTCGACAAGTCGGACGCGAACCCCGAGCGCGTGAAGCAGGAACTCGGCAACCACGGCCTCGCGCCCGAGGAGTGGGGCGGGGACACGATCATGGTGCCGGTCTCGGCGAAGACCCGGGAGGGTATCGCGCAGCTTCTCGACATGATCCTGCTGCAGGCGGACGTCCTCGAGCTCGAGGCCAACCCGGGCCGCCTCGCCAAGGGGACGATCGTCGAGGCCCGTCTCGACCGTGGCCGCGGCCCGGTGGCGACCGTGCTGGTGCAGGAGGGGACGCTGCGGCCCGGCGACGCCTTCGTGTGCGGCACGCAGTACGGCCGCGTGCGCGCCATGATGAACGACAAGGGACAGCGCATCGAGGCGGCCGGTCCGTCGACCCCGGTGGAGATCCTGGGCCTCGGCGGCGTGCCCGAGGCGGGCGACACCTTCGTCGGCGTGCAGGACGACCAGAAGGCGCGGCAGGTCGCCGAGCATCGCCGTACGAAGCAGCGCGAGGCCGAGATGGCGAAGACCGCCAAGGTCTCGCTCGACGAGCTCTACCAGCAGATCCAGACCGGCCAGGTGAAGGAGCTGAAGGTCGTCCTGAAGGCCGACGTGCAGGGCTCGGTCGAGGCGACGAGCGAGGCGCTGCGCGCGCTCTCGAGCGGCGACGTGCGCCTCACCGTGCTGCACGGCTCGGTGGGCGGCATCACGGAGTCGGACGTGCTCCTCGCCTCGGCCTCCAACGCCGTCGTGATCGGCTTCAACGTGCGGCCGGAGCCGAAGGCCGCGGCGCTCGCCGAGCGCGAGGGGGTGGACATCCGCCTCTACACCATCATCTACGAGGCCCTGAACGACGTGCGCGACGCGCTCGAAGGGCTCCTCGAGCCGACGCTGCAGGAGAAGGTGCTGGGTCGGGCCGAGGTGCGGCAGACGTTCACTGTCTCGGGCATCGGCCAGGTGGCGGGCTGCTTCGTTGCCGAGGGTAAGATCCCGCGCGGCACCAAGGCGCGCCTCCTGCGCGACCACGTGGTCGTGCATGACGGGCGGATCGCGAGTCTCAAGCGCTTCAAGGAGGACGTGCGCGAGGTCGCGGGCGGCTACGAGTGCGGCATGTCGCTCGACGGGTACCAGGACATGAAGGTGGGCGACGTGATCGAGGCCTACGAGGTGGAGCAGGTGGCCCGCCGGCTCGCACCCGCTGCAGCCAAGGGCGCGCAGGCGGCCGAGCGGACGGCCTGACGGGCGCGGCGCCGCGCCGCGAGCGTGAGGGATACAGCGCCAGCGCGAGCGAGGGTTACAGCGCGAGCGCGAGCGAGGGATACTGCGCGAGCGCGAGCGAGGGATACAGATGGTGGTCGGCGTGCTCCGGCTCGAGCTGCTGCTGCCCGAGAACCACTCGCTCAAGGGCAAGCGCAGCGTGCTCAGGACCATCAAGGCACGCGTGCAGAGCAAGTTCAACGTCTCGATCGCGGAGTGCGCCGACCACGATCACTGGCAGCGCACGACCCTGGGGGTGAGCCAGGTGGGGGTGGACGAGCGGCACGTGGACGCCTGCCTCAGGGAAGTCGTGCGCTTCATCGACGGGCTCGAGCTCGCCCAGCTGGGCGAGGAGCGCCTCGAGTTCCTCCATTACTGAGGGCGCGATGGCCGAGCGCCGCCCCGAGCGCGTGGCCCACCTCGTCCAGGCCGAGCTGGCGGCGCTCTTCCTGCGCCGGGCGAACGACCCGCGGCTGCGCGACCTGACCGTGACCGCCGTGCGCATGTCGCCCGATCTGCGCGTGGCGCGCGTGTACGTGCGCACGCTCGGCGACACGGCGGACGCGCGCGCGGCGGCGCTGCGCGCGCTCGCGCGTGCGGCGACGTTCCTGCGCGGGCAGGTGGGACGGGCCCTCGGGCTGCGGGTCACGCCGGAGCTGCGCTTCGAGTACGACACGCAGCCCGACATCGCCCGCCGGGTGGACGACCTGCTGCGCGCCGCGGCAGCCCGGGACGAGGACGAGGAGTGACCGGCGTCCTCCTGGTCGACAAGCCCGAGGGGACGACATCGGCCGGGGTGATCCGCACCCTCAAGCCGCGGCTCGGCCGGACCAAGGTCGGGCACCTGGGCACCCTCGACCCGTTCGCGAGCGGCCTCCTCCCGCTCTGCCTCGGCGAGGCGACCAAGGTGGC from Deltaproteobacteria bacterium includes these protein-coding regions:
- the infB gene encoding translation initiation factor IF-2; the protein is MSRRIHELAREWGVQPKDLLATLEKVGIRGKRSQSSLADDEVQRVHDVLGLGARPRVVVGTERVVAERVVTERDAGGDHLVTAREQTTETRLRPNVIRRRTAREVLKREDLPPPSPADSVVSEVPPALDLEASVPPPLSEVPQAAVEPPPLAAEAAPPPAATAPAPPAAEHALPPTPAAGAPEPAAPSASATVPAGRPAVARPAPGPVPAPPPPGFEEMRGVKVLGKIDLRRPTAPAPSPAVRGAAEPAPSAEPAAGDGAPKKKKGRKVIKKSDMLDTMERDFLRPGKRPQKRRALPGKEQKKTEITVPRASKRVVRISEVITVADLARAMGVKAGDVLKKLLDMGMMATINQALDHDTAALVAAEFEHQVENVAFDVEQMLEAAEAEGGEEKGAVRAPVVTMMGHVDHGKTSLLDAIRSTNVAEGEAGGITQHIGAYTVEVNGRQVTFLDTPGHEAFTAMRARGAKVTDIVVLVVAADDGVMPQTVEAINHARAAEVPIIVAINKVDKSDANPERVKQELGNHGLAPEEWGGDTIMVPVSAKTREGIAQLLDMILLQADVLELEANPGRLAKGTIVEARLDRGRGPVATVLVQEGTLRPGDAFVCGTQYGRVRAMMNDKGQRIEAAGPSTPVEILGLGGVPEAGDTFVGVQDDQKARQVAEHRRTKQREAEMAKTAKVSLDELYQQIQTGQVKELKVVLKADVQGSVEATSEALRALSSGDVRLTVLHGSVGGITESDVLLASASNAVVIGFNVRPEPKAAALAEREGVDIRLYTIIYEALNDVRDALEGLLEPTLQEKVLGRAEVRQTFTVSGIGQVAGCFVAEGKIPRGTKARLLRDHVVVHDGRIASLKRFKEDVREVAGGYECGMSLDGYQDMKVGDVIEAYEVEQVARRLAPAAAKGAQAAERTA
- a CDS encoding DUF503 domain-containing protein, producing the protein MVVGVLRLELLLPENHSLKGKRSVLRTIKARVQSKFNVSIAECADHDHWQRTTLGVSQVGVDERHVDACLREVVRFIDGLELAQLGEERLEFLHY
- the rbfA gene encoding 30S ribosome-binding factor RbfA; the encoded protein is MAERRPERVAHLVQAELAALFLRRANDPRLRDLTVTAVRMSPDLRVARVYVRTLGDTADARAAALRALARAATFLRGQVGRALGLRVTPELRFEYDTQPDIARRVDDLLRAAAARDEDEE